A part of Drosophila ananassae strain 14024-0371.13 chromosome 2R, ASM1763931v2, whole genome shotgun sequence genomic DNA contains:
- the LOC6506304 gene encoding ruvB-like helicase 2 has product MAETEKIEVRDITRIERIGAHSHIRGLGLDDVLEARAVSQGMVGQKDARRAAGVVVQMVREGKIAGRCILLAGEPSTGKTAIAVGMAQALGTETPFTSMSGSEIYSLEMSKTEALSQALRKSIGVRIKEETEIIEGEVVEIQIERPASGTGQKVGKVTLKTTEMETNYDLGNKIIECFMKEKIQAGDVITIDKASGKVNKLGRSFTRARDYDATGAQTRFVQCPEGELQKRKEVVHTVTLHEIDVINSRTHGFLALFSGDTGEIKQEVRDQINNKVLEWREEGKAEINPGVLFIDEVHMLDIECFSFLNRALESDMAPVVVMATNRGITRIRGTNYRSPHGIPIDLLDRMIIIRTVPYSEKEVKEILKIRCEEEDCIMHPDALSILTRIATDTSLRYAIQLITTANLVCRRRKATEVNTEDVKKVYSLFLDENRSSKILKEYQDDYMFSEITEQEEQDPATGGGAKRRVESGGGDAQPMEH; this is encoded by the coding sequence ATGGCCGAGACGGAGAAAATCGAAGTGCGCGACATAACGCGCATCGAACGCATTGGCGCCCATTCGCACATTCGGGGATTGGGCCTGGACGATGTTCTGGAGGCTCGAGCCGTGTCCCAGGGAATGGTGGGCCAGAAGGACGCCCGCCGAGCCGCAGGTGTCGTGGTACAGATGGTGCGCGAGGGCAAGATCGCCGGCAGATGCATCCTGCTGGCCGGAGAGCCAAGTACCGGCAAAACGGCCATTGCTGTGGGAATGGCCCAGGCCCTGGGCACAGAGACACCCTTTACCAGCATGTCTGGATCTGAGATCTATTCGTTGGAGATGAGCAAGACAGAGGCCTTGTCGCAGGCCCTGCGCAAGAGTATTGGAGTTCGCATCAAGGAGGAAACCGAGATCATCGAGGGCGAGGTGGTGGAGATACAAATTGAACGTCCCGCCAGCGGCACGGGCCAGAAGGTGGGAAAAGTCACACTGAAGACCACCGAAATGGAGACCAACTACGACCTGGGCAACAAGATCATCGAGTGCTTCATGAAGGAGAAGATCCAGGCCGGTGATGTAATCACCATCGACAAGGCGTCGGGAAAGGTCAACAAATTGGGCAGAAGCTTCACCAGGGCTCGCGACTACGATGCCACCGGCGCCCAAACCAGATTCGTCCAGTGCCCGGAGGGCGAGCTCCAGAAGCGCAAGGAGGTGGTGCACACTGTGACCCTTCACGAGATCGATGTGATCAACAGCCGCACTCACGGTTTTCTGGCCCTGTTCTCCGGGGACACCGGCGAGATCAAGCAGGAGGTGCGCGACCAAATCAACAACAAGGTGCTGGAGTGGCGCGAGGAGGGCAAGGCGGAAATCAACCCGGGAGTGCTCTTCATCGACGAGGTTCATATGCTGGACATTGAATGCTTCTCTTTCCTGAATCGCGCCTTGGAGTCGGACATGGCGCCCGTCGTGGTGATGGCCACCAATCGCGGCATCACCCGCATCAGGGGCACCAACTACCGCAGCCCCCACGGCATTCCAATCGATCTGCTCGACCGCATGATCATCATCCGCACCGTTCCGTACTCCGAGAAGGAAGTCAAGGAGATCCTGAAGATCCGCTGCGAGGAGGAGGACTGCATCATGCACCCGGATGCTCTGTCCATCCTGACGCGCATCGCCACCGATACGAGCCTGCGCTATGCCATCCAACTCATCACCACCGCCAATCTGGTCTGTCGCCGTCGCAAGGCCACTGAAGTCAACACAGAAGATGTCAAGAAGGTATATTCGCTGTTCTTGGACGAGAACCGTTCCAGCAAGATCCTGAAGGAGTACCAGGACGACTACATGTTCAGCGAGATAACCgagcaggaggagcaggacCCGGCTACCGGCGGGGGAGCCAAGCGCCGTGTGGAGTCTGGCGGCGGAGATGCCCAGCCGATGGAGCACTAG
- the LOC6493643 gene encoding 39S ribosomal protein L21, mitochondrial, which translates to MSFLAQTVRQVLRQVPNRSLALTSAMRSLSISPAFHQQNKPAPSSVDASAIAKDQLKECQSICERINKQVAKSEQGRLFAVVHLCGKQFKITPGDIILVEGYWPPTIGDEISLDKVLLAGARDFTLVGRPILEPGLVSVKATVVEKTLTHTKTHFRKKRRKQYMRINFQRSPNTMIRINSIELARPVDAKTEPESEPSKRLF; encoded by the exons ATGTCTTTTCTTGCGCAGACTGTGCGCCAAGTGCTGCGCCAGGTGCCCAATCGCTCATTGGCTCTAACAA GTGCCATGCGTTCCTTGAGCATTTCGCCGGCTTTTCACCAGCAAAACAAACCAGCCCCCAGTTCGGTGGATGCCTCTGCCATAGCCAAGGACCAGCTGAAGGAGTGCCAGAGCATTTGCGAGCGAATCAACAAGCAGGTGGCCAAATCCGAGCAGGGGCGCCTCTTCGCTGTGGTCCACCTCTGTGGAAAACAATTCAAAATCACCCCGGGCGACATTATTCTGGTGGAGGGCTACTGGCCCCCAACGATAGGCGACGAGATCAGTCTGGACAAGGTCCTCCTGGCGGGAGCCAGGGACTTCACCTTGGTGGGACGTCCCATTCTCGAGCCCGGACTGGTGTCTGTAAAAGCCACCGTGGTGGAGAAGACTCTGACTCACACCAAGACACATTTCCGGAAGAAGCGCAGGAAGCAGTACATGCGGATCAACTTTCAGCGCTCGCCCAACACCATGATCAGAATCAACTCGATCGAGTTGGCTCGACCCGTAGATGCGAAAACTGAGCCGGAATCGGAGCCCTCGAAGCGTTTGTTTTAG
- the LOC6493640 gene encoding putative aldehyde dehydrogenase family 7 member A1 homolog, translating to MIANLRNLSRLALPRRLASQSYSSSSFLIDQPEYSFLKELGLERENPGVYSGHWQGRGPSVTSYDPGTGQAIATVRQGTVQELEQTIGLAVDAYKQWRKVPAPVRGEIVRQIGDELRKYKEPLGKLVSLEVGKIYSEGQGEVQEFIDICDYAVGLSRIYSGQLINSERADHSILEAWRPLGLVGVISAYNFPNAVFGWNAAIALTTGNSVLWKGAPSTPLVSVATTKIVADVLQRNNLPPVVTLCQGGTDVGQSLVSDKRVNLVSFTGSCQTGRDVGVEVQKRFGKVILELGGNNALIIDESANVKMALDAALFGCIGTSGQRCTTTRRIIVHEKLHDQFVQALVSKYKQLIPKIGHQLEAQTLVGPVHTQQNVENYKKAIEEAKSLGGTVAFGGKVIQRDGFYVEPTVVTGLPHDATVVHRETFAPIVYILKAKNVEQAIEWNNEVEQGLSSAIFTENIGQAFKWIGASGSDCGIVNINTTTNGAEIGGAFGGEKATGGGRESGSDAWKQYCKRATITVNHSGELACAQGVVFNVE from the coding sequence ATGATCGCGAATTTGAGAAACCTTTCCCGACTGGCCTTGCCCCGTCGACTGGCCTCCCAATCCTATTCCTCCTCCTCATTCCTGATCGACCAACCGGAATATAGTTTCCTGAAGGAACTGGGATTGGAACGAGAGAATCCTGGAGTGTACTCTGGTCATTGGCAGGGACGAGGTCCAAGTGTCACCAGCTACGATCCTGGTACTGGCCAAGCAATCGCCACAGTGCGCCAGGGCACGGTCCAGGAACTGGAGCAGACCATCGGATTGGCTGTGGACGCCTACAAGCAGTGGCGGAAAGTACCCGCTCCAGTTCGAGGCGAAATAGTTCGCCAGATCGGAGATGAGCTGCGCAAGTACAAGGAACCTTTGGGTAAACTTGTTTCCCTGGAGGTGGGAAAAATCTACAGTGAGGGTCAGGGTGAGGTGCAGGAGTTCATCGATATCTGCGACTATGCGGTGGGTCTCTCCAGGATCTATTCCGGTCAGTTGATCAACTCGGAGCGTGCTGATCACTCGATTCTGGAGGCTTGGCGTCCTCTGGGATTGGTGGGTGTAATTTCGGCTTACAATTTCCCCAACGCCGTATTCGGATGGAATGCAGCTATTGCTCTAACCACTGGCAACAGTGTTCTGTGGAAGGGAGCACCCAGCACTCCCTTGGTTTCCGTGGCCACCACCAAGATAGTAGCCGATGTGTTGCAGAGGAACAACCTGCCGCCGGTGGTTACACTCTGCCAAGGAGGCACCGATGTAGGACAGTCTTTGGTTTCCGATAAGCGAGTAAACCTGGTCTCCTTCACTGGTAGCTGCCAAACTGGTCGGGATGTCGGCGTAGAAGTTCAGAAACGCTTCGGAAAGGTGATCCTCGAACTGGGCGGCAACAATGCCCTGATTATAGATGAATCTGCGAACGTTAAGATGGCCCTGGATGCGGCTCTTTTCGGCTGTATCGGAACTAGTGGCCAGAGATGCACCACCACCAGGAGAATCATTGTCCACGAGAAGCTCCACGACCAATTTGTACAGGCTCTGGTCAGCAAATACAAGCAACTGATACCCAAGATTGGACACCAATTGGAGGCACAAACTCTCGTGGGTCCCGTTCACACGCAACAGAATGTGGAGAACTACAAGAAAGCCATCGAGGAAGCCAAGTCCTTGGGTGGAACTGTTGCCTTCGGCGGTAAGGTCATACAGCGAGATGGTTTTTATGTTGAGCCCACTGTAGTCACGGGATTGCCACATGATGCCACCGTTGTCCATCGCGAAACTTTTGCGCCAATCGTCTATATCTTGAAGGCGAAGAATGTGGAACAGGCCATTGAATGGAACAACGAGGTGGAGCAGGGTCTCTCCTCAGCTATTTTCACCGAGAACATCGGTCAGGCCTTCAAGTGGATTGGAGCTAGTGGCTCCGATTGCGGCATCGTGAACATCAATACCACTACCAACGGTGCTGAGATTGGTGGAGCGTTTGGTGGTGAAAAGGCCACTGGCGGTGGCCGGGAGTCCGGATCGGATGCCTGGAAACAGTACTGCAAGAGGGCCACTATCACAGTCAATCACTCAGGAGAGTTGGCCTGTGCCCAGGGTGTCGTCTTCAATGTAGAGtaa
- the LOC6506307 gene encoding rRNA N6-adenosine-methyltransferase METTL5 yields the protein MARLKLKKLEEYLQGVDGFEQPKILLEQYPTPPHIAACMIHHMQSQHKDIEGKLVGDLGCGCGMLSIGATFMGAQLTVGFELDGDAVDTFRGNVQDMELPNVDCVRSDVLQLAGSKWEKTFDTVVMNPPFGTKHNAGMDMRFLEIALKLATGAVYSLHKTSTRAYIEKKALEWGARASVVAELRYNIDASYKFHKQKSKDIEVDFWRFEISKN from the exons ATGGCGCGTTTGAAGCTAAAGAAGCTGGAGGAGTATCTGCAGGGTGTCGATGGTTTTGAGCAGCCTAAGATCCTTTTGGAGCAGTATCCAACGCCCCCTCACATCGCTGCCTGCATGATACATCATATGCAGTCTCAGCATAAGGATATAGAGGGAAAATTGGTGGGAGACCTAGGTTGTGGTTGTGGAATGCTCAGCATTGGGGCTACTTTCATGGGCGCCCAACTCACAGTGGGTTTTGAGTTGGATGGCGACGCGGTAGACACGTTTCGGGGTAATGTCCAGGACATGGAGCTACCCAATGTGGACTGCGTGCGGTCGGATGTCTTGCAGTTGGCTGGCAGCAAGTGGGAAAAAACTTTCGATACTGTGGTCATGAACCCGCCATTTGGAACTAAACACAACGCCGGTATGGATATGCGGTTTTTGGagatagctttaaaattaGCCACTGGCGCAGTTTATTCCCTGCACAAGACCTCTACACG TGCCTACATTGAAAAAAAGGCCCTAGAGTGGGGTGCCCGAGCCTCGGTGGTCGCGGAACTTCGCTATAACATCGACGCTAGCTATAAATTTCACAAGCAGAAATCTAAAGATATTGAGGTGGATTTTTGGCGATTCGAGATCAGTAAGAATTAA
- the LOC6506305 gene encoding BET1 homolog, translating into MRRNNYPYQPLNQQPSGSGPANHDSLEAENELAAEELKQKIGALKSLTIDIGNEVRYQDKLLRGIDDDMDRTSGFLGNTMTRVVRLAKQGGGPRQMCYMFLFILLVFFILWITLKFK; encoded by the coding sequence ATGCGACGCAATAACTATCCCTACCAGCCCCTGAACCAGCAGCCATCTGGATCAGGTCCCGCCAATCATGATTCCTTGGAGGCGGAAAATGAACTGGCGGCCGAGGAGCTGAAACAGAAGATCGGTGCCCTCAAATCCCTGACCATAGATATAGGAAATGAAGTCCGTTACCAGGATAAGTTGTTGCGCGGCATCGACGATGATATGGATAGGACAAGTGGCTTCCTGGGGAATACAATGACGCGGGTAGTACGGCTGGCCAAGCAGGGCGGCGGACCCCGCCAGATGTGCTACATGTTCCTTTTCATTCTGCTTGTTTTCTTCATCCTTTGGATTACCCTCAagtttaaatag
- the LOC6493642 gene encoding lysophospholipid acyltransferase 5, which yields MPEYMEVLPHRSLMDGIAETAGVPVEALRLLLTILAGYPIAAIYLKFLASINDKVVHHMFFASCGAGLCYFNYGNDTYHSLLGIMTTYFLALFLRNATTIFLTINFLFHMTYLLLGYYYTASNEYDILWTMPHCILVLRMIGFGFDLTDGLKSEDALSKDQKETALKELPSPLELLAFAYFPSGFLVGPQFPYRRYQNFIDGKYREYEGSYDAGIRRFGAGAFYLIVCQVGLSYLPDSYFLTPEFAGEPFLNRIYMLGFWAKFSLYKYISCWLLTEGALICIGLTYRGVDSEGNPDWSGCSNVKLKLLETGNTMEHYVQSFNVNTNQWVGQYIYKRLKFLNNRTISYGAALGFLAVWHGYHSGYYMTFLMEYMVVSTEKQITRFYTKVVLPKWGHILENSDIYKLLYFVVLKSYNIVYMGWCLVAFVFLKYERWIIVYGAVNYYGFVVLIGWAAFYHSYRQLTRGGSRREAGEDRKLQEKKSEEISKSEEKKPEEKKAD from the exons ATGCCGGAATACATGGAGGTCTTGCCCCACCGCTCCCTGATGGATGGAATAGCCGAGACGGCGGGCGTTCCCGTGGAGGCGCTGCGACTGCTGCTCACCATTCTGGCAG GTTACCCAATAGCTGCGATCTATCTCAAATTCCTGGCCAGCATAAATGATAAGGTTGTGCATCACATGTTCTTCGCCTCTTGCGGCGCTGGACTCTGCTACTTCAACTACGGCAACGACACATATCACTCCCTGCTGGGCATCATGACCACTTACTTCCTGGCCCTGTTTCTGCGCAATGCAACGACCATCTTTCTGACGATAAACTTTTTATTCCACATGACATACTTGCTGCTGGGCTACTACTACACGGCCAGCAACGAGTACGACATATTGTGGACGATGCCCCACTGCATTTTGGTGCTCCGGATGATTGGCTTTGGCTTCGACTTAACCGACGGATTGAAGAGCGAAGATGCCCTGTCCAAGGACCAAAAGGAAACGGCCCTGAAGGAGCTCCCATCGCCGCTGGAACTGCTGGCCTTCGCATACTTTCCCAGTGGGTTTCTGGTGGGACCGCAGTTCCCCTACCGCCGCTATCAGAACTTCATCGACGGCAAGTACCGGGAGTACGAAGGAAGCTACGACGCGGGCATACGGCGTTTTGGAGCAGGAGCCTTCTATCTGATCGTGTGTCAGGTTGGACTGAGCTATCTCCCCGATTCGTACTTCCTCACGCCGGAGTTCGCCGGAGAGCCGTTCCTGAACAGGATCTACATGCTGGGATTCTGGGCCAAGTTCAGCCTATACAAATACATATCCTGTTGGCTGCTCACCGAGGGAGCCTTGATCTGCATCGGACTGACATACAGGGGCGTGGATAGCGAGGGGAATCCCGACTGGTCGGGCTGCAGCAACGTCAAGTTGAAGCTGCTGGAAACGGGCAACACCATGGAGCACTACGTGCAGAGTTTTAACGTAAACACCAATCAGTGGGTGGGCCAGTACATCTACAAGCGGCTGAAGTTCCTCAACAACCGCACGATCAGCTACGGAGCAGCATTGGGTTTCCTGGCCGTCTGGCACGGCTATCACAGCGGCTACTACATGACCTTCCTTATGGAATACATGGTCGTGAGCACCGAAAAGCAA ATCACACGCTTCTACACCAAAGTGGTGCTGCCCAAGTGGGGCCACATTCTCGAGAATTCGGACATCTATAAGCTTTTGTATTTCGTGGTATTGAAGTCCTACAACATTGTCTACATGGGCTGGTGCTTGGTGGCCTTCGTGTTCCTGAAGTACGAGCGCTGGATCATTGTGTACGGGGCAGTAAACTACTATGGTTTTGTTGTCCTGATCGGATGGGCTGCCTTCTATCATTCTTACCGGCAGCTCACCCGAGGAGGGTCGCGCCGAGAGGCTGGCGAAGATAGAAAGCTGCAGGAGAAGAAGAGCGAAGAAATATCAAAGTCGGAGGAAAAGAAACCGGAAGAAAAAAAGGCTGATTAG
- the LOC6506306 gene encoding SOSS complex subunit C homolog translates to MAFPTTSAQQADTTRKILEEIQTKKQLLAGGIINLGINTQMSTPQLLGQPTTVTPDFQLGVGGVAANATPTARAAFNPTSSTTLGFFVPQDSYFGNSFLPVLPRLEPLPSSIATPPATPINNK, encoded by the exons ATGGCTTTTCCCACAACAAGTGCTCAGCAAGCAGACACAACCCGCAAGATCCTCGAGGAGATCCAAACCAAGAAGCAGCTGCTTGCCGGGGGGATCATAAATCTGGGAATCAACACTCAG ATGTCCACTCCTCAGTTACTTGGCCAGCCGACGACAGTGACACCCGACTTTCAGCTTGGCGTGGGTGGCGTAGCCGCCAATGCCACGCCTACGGCCCGCGCTGCTTTTAATCCAACGAGCTCTACAACTCTGGGCTTCTTTGTACCTCAGGATTCGTATTTTGGAAACAGTTTCCTACCCGTGCTGCCTCGCCTTGAACCGCTGCCGTCGTCAATTGCCACGCCCCCCGCCACACCCATTAACAACAAATAA
- the LOC6506308 gene encoding uncharacterized protein LOC6506308 — MEVLEEGNLMDRVPILLQRDLDFYQTHQRVLQEPICSGVVGGKLDFPRYASFAAIKLIRWWEDEYFASYRKPSGLLHTEKEMNEGDFTSVTIKTSDPDKFVQLVTKSADLLLEHIHRLSQESLDHADLSVLTATIGAASLVKNSLSVYMQAATTTICPPKGDEKGGALKLSFKQYSQMSEALAERLLDLHCRLLLLYIIQDADCLHWEDTQPFFESERGSYTIQMWWHYMRGSKNDLWNSVPPKMAQKIFAGMLNETLSVLTVRYTQIVTSVARSQLHLVDICNMLLCIAELLPHISESGEAYVGLQLSNQSVIIRDIHAKCRELFYCLLLRGAPLGVLSKVFRKGLDNMEMFSSRHGLPNAWIIFALPRYFPKEQSCQWVTEFADLSTNTAISLDLRVLLAFPEADWSYLLKILLMRDAYLTGIIIRHLMQHLPSSENFKNVAKHSFTSAEGAPQKCEAFLCRGECFNVTESIIGDIDPVGQSNYQIVLSLTYLVVAVGKAVDIKSCLIKTLEENAVAGWSDCLDKRQVWNQKRTPWLEAIMHFVYPVLDCAVEMLINAVENGASMYQAMSLALTCVSEIWDCIPEGLYKIASLLQDIIPVSTRPLGDSVLLQVVFAALYTELIKTAEVHEQSKNEEKASICYSISEAICSIDEDDKHTDQIELFLKQAKESINLDTDFGGTVGGNNRGAGGMSAVSTIKMDDLALTNAESDRLSHSPPNNYAMEMDVGIADYIAEVLVSDVLTTNIGKQALKVVYNYLKFNKDWLLEQLGTGDNDPSPFQGVQGQNIKEAKTSVLRSMFFIGNNTPFDQLLTGSMKIDYVSWLQMPLSLNPERTWLHLTRRCDFQEDAKLALPEVAMVAGITKIMKRRKEFPK; from the exons ATGGAGGTGTTGGAAGAGGGAAATTTAATGGATAGAGTTCCTATATTACTCCAGAGAGATCTAGATTTTTATCAG ACACATCAGCGGGTCCTTCAGGAACCAATTTGTTCTGGAGTTGTGGGTGGAAAATTGGATTTTCCACGCTATGCGTCTTTTGCAGCCATTAAATTAATTCGGTG GTGGGAAGATGAGTACTTTGCCTCTTATCGAAAGCCCTCGGGACTCTTGCATACCGAAAAAGAAATGAATGAGGGAGATTTT ACCAGTGTCACGATTAAAACTTCCGATCCGGATAAATTTGTGCAGTTGGTTACGAAATCCGCAGATTTATTACTCGAGCACATCCATCGCCTTTCCCAGGAGTCCCTGGATCATGCCGATCTTTCTGTCTTAACAGCCACAATTGGAGCTGCTTCCTTGGTCAAGAACTCCCTGAGTGTCTACATGCAGGCGGCTACCACAACGATTTGTCCCCCAAAAGGAGATGAAAAGGGTGGAGCCCTGAAGCTTAGTTTCAAGCAATACTCCCAAATGTCCGAGGCCTTGGCGGAACGCCTCCTGGATCTGCACTGCCGTTTGTTACTGCTTTACATTATCCAAGATGCCGACTGTTTGCATTGGGAGGATACCCAACCCTTTTTTGAGTCCGAAAGGGGCTCCTACACTATCCAGATGTGGTGGCACTACATGAGGGGCTCCAAGAACGACCTGTGGAATTCAGTGCCCCCGAAAATGGCCCAGAAAATATTCGCTGGAATGCTAAATGAAACACTCAGTGTCTTGACTGTACGATATACCCAGATAGTGACAAGTGTGGCACGATCTCAGTTGCATCTGGTGGATATATGCAACATGCTGCTCTGCATAGCGGAATTGTTGCCACATATCAGCGAGAGTGGTGAGGCCTATGTGGGACTGCAGCTTAGCAACCAGAGTGTTATTATTAGAGACATTCATGCCAAGTGCCGGGAACTTTTCTACTGTCTCTTGTTGAGAGGAGCTCCTCTCGGAGTGCTTTCCAAA GTCTTTCGCAAAGGACTCGACAACATGGAAATGTTTAGTTCCCGCCACGGACTTCCTAATGCTTGGATTATATTCGCTTTGCCACGATACTTTCCAAAAGAACAATCCTGCCAGTGGGTTACGGAATTCGCCGATCTTTCAACCAATACTGCCATATCCTTGGACTTGAGAGTCTTACTGGCTTTTCCCGAAGCTGACTGGTCTTATTTGCTAAAGATCCTCCTAATGAGAGATGCTTATTTGACGGGAATTATAATAAGACATTTGATGCAGCACTTGCCGTCTTCGGAAAACTTCAAGAATGTGGCCAAGCATTCCTTTACAAGCGCCGAAGGAGCTCCCCAGAAATGTGAGGCTTTTCTGTGCCGAGGAGAGTGTTTCAATGTGACGGAGTCTATAATTGGAGATATAG ATCCTGTGGGACAGTCAAACTACCAAATAGTCCTTTCCCTCACTTACCTGGTGGTGGCTGTTGGCAAAGCCGTTGACATCAAGTCCTGTCTGATCAAAACCCTGGAGGAAAATGCGGTTGCCGGATGGAGCGACTGCCTGGACAAGCGTCAGGTGTGGAACCAGAAAAGGACTCCCTGGCTGGAGGCCATAATGCATTTCGTATACCCCGTACTCGATTGCGCTGTGGAAATGCTGATCAACGCCGTGGAAAATGGTGCAAGCATGTACCAGGCCATGTCCTTGGCCCTAACTTGTGTTTCGGAGATTTGGGATTGCATACCCGAGGGTCTCTACAAGATCGCCTCTCTGCTGCAGGACATAATTCCGGTCTCTACAAGGCCTCTCGGTGATTCGGTGCTCTTGCAAGTCGTGTTCGCAGCTCTGTATACGGAGCTCATAAAAACGGCAGAGGTCCACGAACAAA GCAAAAACGAGGAGAAGGCCTCCATCTGCTATTCCATATCCGAAGCCATTTGCTCGATTGACGAGGACGACAAGCACACGGACCAGATCGAACTGTTCCTCAAGCAGGCCAAGGAGAGCATTAATTTGGACACCGACTTCGGGGGCACAGTAGGGGGCAACAATCGAGGGGCCGGGGGCATGAGTGCTGTGAGCACCATTAAAATGGATGACCTGGCCCTCACGAATGCCGAGTCGGATCGCCTCAGTCACAGTCCCCCGAACAACTACGCCATGGAAATGGACGTGGGAATCGCTGACTATATAGCCGAAGTCTTAGTCAGCGATGTCCTTACCACAAATATTGGTAAACAGGCCCTGAAAGTGGTATACAACTATCTGAAATTCAACAAGGATTGGCTTCTGGAGCAACTGGGCACGGGCGACAACGATCCCAGTCCCTTTCAGGGAGTTCAGGGCCAAAATATCAAGGAGGCGAAAACGTCGGTGCTCCGGTCCATGTTCTTTATTGGCAATAATACGCCTTTTGACCAGCTCTTAACGGGCTCCATGAAAATAGACTATGTCAGCTGGCTGCAGATGCCGTTGTCTCTAAATCCGGAGAGGACATGGCTGCATTTAACCAGACGCTGCGACTTCCAGGAGGATGCCAAGCTGGCCCTCCCCGAGGTAGCCATGGTGGCTGGTATTACCAAGATAATGAAGCGGCGCAAGGAGTTCCCCAAGTGA
- the LOC6493641 gene encoding protein max, with amino-acid sequence MSMSDDDRDIDIESDDDGDSDNGLGSSRHTSTANFTQAEKRAHHNALERRRRDHIKESFTNLREAVPTLKGEKASRAQILKKTTECIQTMRRKISENQKDIEEIKKQNIILDQQIRALECANGDDAFAEFLSEDEVGSEDADDDDLEQPDYSRRNKKMKTFHA; translated from the exons ATGAGCATGAGCGACGACGACAGGGACATTGATATCGAGAGTGAC GATGATGGAGACTCGGACAATGGCCTTGGCTCCTCCCGGCACACAAGCACTGCAAACTTCACCCAG GCCGAAAAGCGAGCACATCACAATGCGTTGGAACGACGGCGAAGGGACCACATCAAGGAGAGCTTCACGAACCTCAGGGAGGCGGTACCCACGCTAAAGGGCGAAAAG gCTAGTCGCGCACAGATCCTGAAAAAGACCACTGAATGCATACAAACCATGAGGCGGAAGATCAGTGAGAACCAAAAAGACATCGAAGagatcaaaaaacaaaatatcatACTGGATCAGCAAA TTCGAGCATTAGAATGTGCAAATGGCGACGATGCCTTTGCCGAATTCCTCAGCGAGGATGAAGTCGGGAGCGAAGACGCTGACGACGATGATTTGGAGCAGCCCGACTATAGCAGGCggaacaaaaaaatgaaaacctTCCACGCATAG